One region of Epilithonimonas zeae genomic DNA includes:
- a CDS encoding RsmB/NOP family class I SAM-dependent RNA methyltransferase: MELIHRNLLIGIHDSLQETFFEDRKYADKVIERLLKSHRKWGSEDRKVVSEIFYNIIRWKKRLEYYMGEGVKPTNVYKMIIAYLLWSKTHYKKFEEFDGIKVADILTKLKKGTVPTKAIEYSIPDWLAETLEKELGKNWEREMLALNEQAPTVLRTNSLKTTPRELIADLNDENVEAFTIKNYPDAVQLAEKKNVFLTSAFKDGLFEVQDASSQKIGELLDVKEGMRVVDACAGAGGKTLHLAALMKNKGQIIALDIYEWKLAELKRRAKRAGAHNIETRVISDNKVIKRLHEKADRLLIDAPCSGLGVLKRNPDSKWKIDQDFIDRIKGEQQQILQDYSKILKKGGQMIYATCSILPSENNEQVKTFLNNNPGFSLIKDEKIMPSEGYDGFYMALIKRNG, from the coding sequence ATGGAACTAATACATCGTAACCTGTTGATCGGGATTCATGATTCTTTACAGGAAACATTTTTCGAAGACAGGAAATATGCTGACAAAGTCATAGAAAGACTTCTGAAATCTCACAGAAAATGGGGAAGCGAAGACAGGAAAGTTGTTTCTGAAATCTTCTATAATATCATCCGTTGGAAAAAACGTCTGGAATATTATATGGGTGAAGGTGTGAAACCTACAAATGTCTATAAAATGATTATTGCTTACCTTCTTTGGAGCAAAACGCATTATAAAAAATTTGAAGAGTTTGACGGAATCAAAGTTGCAGACATCTTAACAAAACTGAAAAAAGGAACCGTTCCTACAAAAGCTATAGAATATTCGATTCCAGATTGGTTAGCCGAAACTCTTGAAAAAGAATTGGGAAAAAACTGGGAAAGAGAAATGCTTGCTCTTAATGAGCAGGCGCCAACCGTTTTGCGAACTAACTCCCTTAAAACAACACCAAGAGAACTGATTGCTGATTTGAATGACGAAAATGTTGAAGCGTTCACAATCAAGAATTATCCGGATGCTGTGCAATTAGCTGAAAAGAAAAATGTGTTTTTAACTTCTGCCTTCAAAGATGGATTGTTCGAAGTTCAGGATGCAAGTTCTCAAAAAATTGGAGAGTTACTTGATGTAAAAGAAGGAATGCGTGTTGTAGATGCATGTGCTGGTGCTGGTGGAAAAACCTTGCATTTAGCAGCATTGATGAAAAACAAAGGTCAGATTATCGCTCTCGATATCTACGAATGGAAATTGGCAGAACTGAAAAGACGAGCAAAAAGAGCCGGAGCTCACAACATAGAAACCAGAGTAATTTCTGATAACAAAGTCATCAAAAGACTTCACGAAAAAGCAGATAGATTATTGATTGATGCGCCTTGTTCTGGTCTTGGAGTTCTGAAAAGAAATCCTGATTCTAAATGGAAAATTGATCAAGATTTTATTGATAGAATCAAAGGTGAGCAACAGCAAATCTTGCAAGATTATTCTAAAATTTTGAAAAAAGGCGGACAAATGATTTATGCGACTTGTTCTATTCTGCCTTCAGAAAACAATGAGCAGGTAAAAACCTTCTTAAACAATAATCCAGGTTTTTCTTTGATTAAAGATGAAAAAATTATGCCTAGCGAAGGTTACGACGGATTTTACATGGCACTTATTAAGCGTAATGGATAA
- a CDS encoding TetR/AcrR family transcriptional regulator, whose product MSKQEKKDQTQELIKETTKNLFFVKGKFDATTQEIADEAGVNRTLINYYFRSRDNLVQIVFDEAHRVEKEKSEIIMRSDLPFKEKISQFIDGSLQTSLQYPYLETYIVSQINKGNCHKRDVEEEDLNKFYSDIEQEMKLGNIEKMEPMQFILNMISLLVFPSAVRPLIMENMMIDDKEFDRLISQRKDIILNILFKN is encoded by the coding sequence ATGTCAAAACAAGAAAAAAAAGACCAAACACAAGAGTTAATCAAAGAAACTACAAAGAATTTGTTCTTTGTTAAAGGGAAATTTGATGCTACAACTCAAGAGATTGCGGACGAAGCAGGCGTTAATAGAACACTGATTAACTATTACTTCCGGTCAAGAGATAATCTGGTACAGATTGTTTTTGATGAAGCGCATAGAGTGGAAAAGGAGAAGTCTGAAATCATTATGAGATCCGATTTGCCTTTCAAAGAGAAGATTTCTCAGTTTATTGATGGAAGTTTACAAACCAGCTTACAATATCCTTATTTGGAAACTTACATCGTGTCACAAATCAATAAAGGAAATTGCCATAAAAGAGATGTGGAAGAAGAGGATCTTAATAAATTCTATAGTGATATAGAACAAGAAATGAAATTAGGCAACATTGAAAAAATGGAACCCATGCAGTTTATCTTAAATATGATTTCTCTGTTGGTATTTCCAAGCGCTGTGAGACCTCTTATTATGGAAAATATGATGATTGATGATAAAGAATTTGACCGATTGATCTCTCAAAGAAAAGATATCATCCTAAATATACTTTTTAAGAATTAA
- a CDS encoding TolC family protein, with protein MNRKLKTANRLKFGIAAAFMIFGSSSAFAQQQVSLQEAITQALQNKAEAKKAALEVKRAELKITEAKAGALPQISATAGLTYNPIIQESLLKFGGQSTRAQLGQPWVSSATVTLNQAIFDQRVFIGLKAAKSTREFYVLNAQLSNEQIIENVATAYYQVFVQEENLKTLNVSYANTEKVRNVIKSLVDNGLAKGIDLDRTNVQLTNISANRQQLVNAVELSKNSLKFYMGVPIDKQIELEEKSIEPRPELITGNVNLDERTQIKVLNKNRELLQFNKKATEAYLYPTVGLQANYGWGGQGSRFPLTNGLKNDVLWSDYSAIGLNVNIPIFTGGATKSKIQQAEIDILSLDQDIQATQLSLSLDYKNAITNMENSIINIESMKNNVSLAEKVQKDTQANYQYGLATLTEVLDSENALTDAKQNYTTALLDYKQAEIKLIKAKGELNTLQNP; from the coding sequence ATGAATAGAAAACTTAAAACTGCAAATCGCCTCAAGTTTGGCATAGCTGCAGCATTTATGATTTTCGGCTCTTCTTCTGCATTTGCGCAGCAGCAAGTGTCTTTGCAGGAAGCTATAACACAAGCATTGCAAAATAAAGCAGAAGCTAAAAAAGCAGCGCTTGAAGTTAAAAGAGCAGAACTGAAAATTACTGAAGCCAAAGCTGGAGCATTACCACAGATCAGTGCCACTGCAGGATTAACTTATAATCCAATCATTCAGGAATCGTTGCTTAAATTTGGTGGACAAAGTACAAGAGCACAATTGGGACAACCTTGGGTTTCTAGCGCAACTGTCACTTTGAATCAGGCCATTTTTGACCAAAGAGTTTTTATAGGTCTTAAAGCGGCAAAATCTACCAGAGAGTTTTATGTTCTGAATGCTCAGCTTTCCAATGAGCAGATTATCGAAAATGTTGCAACAGCCTATTATCAGGTTTTTGTACAGGAAGAAAATCTTAAAACTTTAAATGTAAGTTATGCCAATACTGAGAAAGTAAGAAACGTAATCAAAAGTTTGGTGGACAATGGTTTGGCAAAAGGAATAGACTTGGATCGTACCAACGTTCAGTTGACAAATATCAGTGCCAACCGACAGCAATTGGTAAATGCAGTGGAGCTTTCCAAAAACTCTTTGAAGTTTTATATGGGTGTTCCGATTGATAAGCAAATTGAGCTCGAAGAAAAATCAATCGAGCCAAGACCAGAATTGATTACAGGAAATGTAAATCTAGACGAGCGTACGCAAATCAAAGTTCTGAATAAAAACAGAGAACTCCTACAATTCAATAAAAAAGCAACAGAAGCTTACTTGTATCCAACCGTAGGATTGCAGGCAAACTACGGCTGGGGAGGACAAGGATCGAGATTTCCTTTGACTAATGGACTAAAAAATGATGTTCTTTGGAGCGACTATTCAGCAATTGGGTTGAATGTTAATATTCCAATCTTTACAGGTGGTGCTACCAAATCTAAAATTCAACAGGCAGAAATCGATATTTTGTCTTTAGATCAAGATATTCAGGCAACTCAGTTGAGTCTAAGTTTAGATTATAAAAATGCCATTACTAATATGGAAAATTCCATTATCAATATTGAGAGTATGAAAAATAATGTGTCTTTAGCTGAAAAAGTACAAAAAGATACACAAGCTAATTATCAATATGGATTGGCAACTTTAACAGAAGTTCTTGATTCTGAAAATGCACTTACAGATGCGAAACAGAATTATACAACAGCGTTATTAGATTACAAACAAGCTGAAATCAAGTTGATAAAGGCGAAAGGTGAACTTAATACTTTACAAAATCCATAA
- a CDS encoding efflux RND transporter periplasmic adaptor subunit, whose translation MKKTLIYIIVAAVLIGLAAWKITDNKKKQETEVKEVAKQVDKINVNVITASRENIDTDYSANGTFIPKQETQQSSEISGRIVNVLVKEGSRVGAGQVLATIKRDAIEVDVTQAQNTLQNAIIDNQRYENAFKTGGVTKQQLDNSRLQLKNAQTAVRAQGVKINDTSVRAGISGTINKKMVEPGMVVAPGTALFEIVNINTLKLSVLVDESQVGRIQLGQEVKINVNVLPEDSFSGRITFIAPKSDASLNFPVEVEVSNNGKLKAGMYATAVFKTNHGAETQNMLTVPAEAFVNGVSSGQLFVVNNGTAKLIKVQTGKVYGDKVQILSGLNGGEQVITSGQINLDNGSKINIVK comes from the coding sequence ATGAAAAAAACTTTAATATATATCATCGTTGCGGCTGTGCTAATTGGATTGGCTGCTTGGAAAATTACTGATAACAAGAAAAAACAAGAAACTGAAGTAAAAGAAGTTGCAAAGCAAGTTGACAAAATTAATGTTAACGTGATTACCGCTTCTCGTGAAAATATTGATACAGATTATTCTGCAAACGGAACTTTTATTCCAAAACAAGAGACACAGCAATCTTCAGAAATTTCCGGACGTATCGTGAATGTGTTGGTAAAAGAAGGTTCTAGAGTAGGCGCCGGACAAGTTTTAGCAACGATTAAAAGAGATGCTATAGAAGTGGATGTAACTCAGGCTCAAAATACTTTGCAAAACGCAATTATTGATAACCAACGTTACGAAAATGCTTTCAAAACAGGTGGTGTTACAAAACAACAATTGGATAACTCTAGACTTCAATTGAAAAATGCACAAACTGCTGTGAGAGCTCAAGGTGTAAAAATCAATGATACAAGTGTAAGAGCGGGGATTAGCGGAACAATCAACAAAAAAATGGTTGAGCCTGGAATGGTGGTTGCCCCGGGAACTGCTTTGTTCGAGATTGTTAATATCAATACTTTGAAATTGTCTGTTTTAGTTGATGAGAGTCAAGTTGGAAGAATTCAATTAGGACAGGAGGTTAAGATTAATGTTAATGTGTTACCGGAAGATTCTTTCAGCGGTAGAATTACTTTCATTGCGCCTAAAAGTGATGCTTCTTTGAACTTCCCGGTTGAAGTAGAAGTTTCCAATAATGGTAAATTAAAAGCTGGTATGTACGCGACAGCAGTTTTCAAAACCAATCACGGTGCAGAAACTCAGAATATGTTAACTGTTCCGGCAGAAGCATTCGTAAATGGAGTAAGTTCAGGACAATTATTTGTTGTGAATAACGGCACTGCAAAATTAATTAAAGTTCAAACCGGAAAAGTTTATGGCGATAAAGTTCAAATCCTAAGTGGACTAAATGGTGGTGAACAAGTCATTACAAGTGGACAAATCAACCTGGATAACGGTTCAAAAATCAATATTGTAAAGTAA
- a CDS encoding efflux RND transporter permease subunit produces MKLAEISIKRPSLVIVLFTILTLGGLLSYSMMGYELIPKFETNMVTISTVYPGASPAEVETSVTRKIEDAVGSLENVKKVESSSYESLSVIMVQLNTGADVNYALNDAQRKVNAILADLPEDADPPSLQKFSLDDLPIMTLSISSSKMNNKDLYDLLDKKIEPIFSRVNGVAQVDLVGGQEREIQVSLDEKKMQGYGLAIADVQQAILSSNLDFPTGALKTRTSRSTIRLSGKYRDVQEMNNLVVSNKDGAQVRLSDIATVFDTQKDVEKVARYNQNSTILMQIKKQSDANAVSVSELVKKTIAQVEGNYKVQDIKVNIVDDTTDFTLEAADHVIFDLFLAIILVAVVMLLFLHNIRNAFIVMVSIPVSLIATVIGMYLMGYTLNLMSLLGLSLVVGILVDDAIVVLENVYRHMEMGKSRIRAAYDGASEIGFTVTAITMVIVVVFLPIAMSSGLVSDILAQFCVTVVIATMFSLLASFTIIPWLSSRFGKLVHLTGKNPFEKFILWFEKQLEKFTHWISGILEWALKTTLRRIMTVIVTFIILISSFMLVAFGFIGGEFFPKMDRGQFLVQMELPKDASVEKTNQVTLAVEKYLRNDKDVVDMITTVGQQSSGFGGAQATLYQSEIQVILVDKSERNESTDIKSAKIKRALEEKFTGVEFKTAPIGLMGADNAPIEMVVTAQDNETANKEANRILELLKKVPGSVDAELSTDSGSPEVQVNIDRDKMASLGLNLSSVGQTMQTAFSGNTDGKFRAGEYEYDINIRFGDANRQSIDDVRNLMFTNPQGEQIRLSQFADVKMGSGPSLLERRDKAPSVKVKSKVVGRPVGDVANEWAAQFMDNEKTKPAGVSYIWSGDMENQTEGFGTLGIALLAAIVLVYLVMVSLYDSFVYPFVVLFSIPLALIGVMVILAITGNSLNIFTMLGMIMLIGLVAKNAIMIVDFANMRKAAGANTHDALIQANHARLRPILMTTIAMIFGMIPIAIAKGAGAEMNNGLAWVIIGGLTSSLFLTLIIVPVVYSLFDSMLRRLGKDEKIDYDAEMKAEYKHRELSEDGFTPKHVD; encoded by the coding sequence ATGAAGTTAGCAGAAATATCCATTAAAAGACCTTCGCTCGTTATCGTACTATTTACGATTCTGACGCTGGGAGGTTTGTTGAGTTACTCTATGATGGGGTACGAATTGATTCCGAAGTTTGAAACCAATATGGTAACAATCTCTACAGTTTATCCTGGAGCTTCGCCTGCAGAGGTGGAAACTTCCGTAACCAGAAAGATTGAAGATGCGGTTGGATCTTTGGAAAATGTTAAAAAAGTAGAATCTTCTTCTTACGAGAGTTTATCGGTAATTATGGTTCAGTTGAACACAGGTGCCGATGTCAACTATGCTTTGAATGATGCACAAAGAAAGGTAAATGCAATTTTAGCAGACCTTCCGGAAGATGCAGATCCGCCTTCACTACAAAAATTCTCACTGGATGATCTCCCGATTATGACTTTGAGTATTTCCAGTAGTAAAATGAATAACAAAGACCTTTACGATCTTTTAGATAAAAAAATTGAACCCATCTTTTCCCGTGTAAACGGTGTAGCTCAGGTTGACCTTGTTGGAGGACAGGAGAGAGAAATCCAGGTAAGCTTGGATGAAAAGAAAATGCAGGGTTACGGTCTTGCAATTGCAGATGTACAGCAGGCGATTCTTTCTTCAAACCTGGATTTCCCAACGGGAGCTTTGAAGACAAGAACTTCCAGATCTACTATCAGACTATCTGGAAAATATAGAGATGTACAGGAAATGAACAACCTTGTGGTTTCCAACAAAGATGGAGCGCAGGTTCGTTTGTCTGATATTGCAACGGTTTTTGATACTCAGAAAGATGTTGAGAAAGTGGCTAGATACAATCAGAATTCTACCATTTTGATGCAGATTAAAAAGCAATCTGATGCTAATGCCGTGTCGGTTTCAGAATTAGTTAAGAAAACCATTGCTCAGGTTGAAGGTAATTATAAAGTTCAGGATATCAAAGTCAATATTGTAGATGATACAACAGACTTTACACTTGAAGCAGCGGATCACGTAATTTTCGATTTATTCTTAGCGATTATTTTGGTGGCAGTTGTAATGTTATTATTCCTTCACAACATCAGAAATGCCTTCATCGTAATGGTTTCAATTCCAGTATCATTGATTGCAACGGTAATCGGAATGTACCTGATGGGATACACCTTGAACTTGATGAGTTTATTGGGACTTTCACTCGTTGTAGGTATTCTTGTGGATGATGCGATTGTAGTTTTGGAAAATGTTTACCGACATATGGAGATGGGGAAAAGCAGAATCCGTGCAGCATATGACGGAGCATCAGAAATTGGATTTACCGTAACAGCAATTACGATGGTAATTGTGGTGGTGTTCTTACCGATTGCGATGAGTTCAGGATTAGTTTCCGATATCCTTGCGCAGTTCTGTGTGACCGTAGTTATTGCAACAATGTTCTCATTATTGGCTTCGTTTACCATTATTCCTTGGTTATCTTCAAGATTTGGAAAGTTGGTTCATTTGACAGGTAAAAATCCTTTTGAGAAATTCATCCTTTGGTTTGAGAAACAATTGGAGAAATTTACACATTGGATTTCCGGAATTCTTGAATGGGCACTAAAAACAACATTAAGAAGAATAATGACTGTAATCGTGACATTTATTATTTTGATTTCTTCATTTATGTTGGTGGCATTTGGATTCATTGGAGGTGAATTCTTCCCTAAAATGGACAGAGGACAGTTCCTTGTTCAGATGGAATTACCAAAAGATGCTTCTGTAGAGAAGACCAATCAAGTAACATTAGCAGTTGAAAAATACTTGAGAAATGATAAAGATGTAGTGGATATGATTACCACAGTTGGTCAGCAGTCATCAGGTTTTGGTGGAGCTCAGGCAACTTTGTATCAGTCAGAAATTCAAGTAATCTTGGTTGATAAATCTGAACGTAACGAAAGTACCGATATCAAATCGGCTAAAATCAAGAGAGCTTTAGAAGAAAAATTCACTGGAGTTGAGTTTAAAACAGCACCAATCGGATTGATGGGAGCAGATAACGCACCAATTGAAATGGTTGTAACGGCTCAGGATAATGAAACAGCTAATAAAGAAGCAAATAGAATTCTTGAACTATTGAAAAAAGTTCCTGGTTCTGTAGATGCGGAATTGTCAACTGACTCAGGAAGCCCGGAAGTTCAGGTGAATATTGACAGAGATAAAATGGCTTCTTTAGGTTTGAATCTTTCCAGCGTTGGACAAACGATGCAAACTGCTTTCTCAGGAAATACTGACGGAAAATTCAGAGCTGGAGAATATGAGTATGACATCAACATCCGTTTTGGAGATGCCAACAGACAATCTATTGATGACGTTAGAAACCTGATGTTCACCAATCCTCAGGGAGAACAAATCAGATTGAGCCAATTCGCTGATGTGAAAATGGGATCTGGACCAAGTTTGTTGGAACGTAGAGATAAAGCGCCATCTGTAAAAGTAAAATCTAAAGTTGTTGGTCGTCCGGTAGGAGATGTTGCCAACGAATGGGCAGCGCAGTTTATGGATAACGAAAAAACAAAACCAGCAGGTGTAAGCTATATCTGGAGTGGTGATATGGAAAACCAGACCGAAGGTTTCGGTACTTTAGGAATTGCTTTGTTAGCGGCTATTGTATTGGTTTATTTGGTAATGGTTTCCTTGTACGACTCGTTTGTATATCCGTTTGTGGTATTATTCTCAATTCCATTGGCATTGATTGGAGTAATGGTAATTCTGGCAATCACAGGAAATTCATTAAATATCTTTACGATGCTGGGGATGATTATGTTGATTGGTTTGGTGGCGAAGAACGCGATTATGATTGTCGACTTTGCGAACATGAGAAAAGCAGCGGGAGCTAACACACACGACGCATTGATTCAGGCCAACCACGCTCGTCTTCGTCCGATTTTGATGACAACAATTGCGATGATCTTCGGTATGATCCCGATTGCGATTGCAAAAGGAGCTGGAGCCGAGATGAACAACGGTTTGGCTTGGGTAATCATCGGTGGTTTGACATCGTCATTATTTCTGACTTTGATTATTGTACCAGTTGTTTATTCATTGTTTGATTCAATGTTGAGAAGATTAGGCAAAGATGAAAAAATAGATTATGATGCTGAAATGAAAGCAGAATATAAACACAGAGAACTAAGTGAAGACGGATTTACGCCTAAACACGTAGATTAA
- a CDS encoding KTSC domain-containing protein — protein sequence MKRIAEHRKLLGVDKTATLKDLKTIYRNTMKDTHPDKFINDEAGKLEAEEKSKSVIEAYHFLVSINEETQEKYKEEYTETITNSIITDFYLEKSILKVQHLNGKMFEYIGVPRNTYIKMVNSESPSRFARRHIYGNFIYRKSGEAMAD from the coding sequence ATGAAACGAATTGCTGAACACAGAAAACTTCTTGGCGTTGACAAAACTGCCACTTTGAAGGATCTAAAAACCATCTACAGAAACACGATGAAGGATACACATCCTGATAAATTCATCAATGATGAAGCCGGAAAACTGGAAGCGGAAGAGAAAAGCAAATCTGTGATAGAAGCTTATCATTTCTTAGTCAGCATTAATGAGGAAACTCAGGAAAAATATAAAGAAGAATACACGGAAACCATCACCAACTCAATTATCACTGATTTCTATCTTGAAAAATCGATTTTGAAAGTGCAGCATTTGAACGGAAAAATGTTCGAGTACATTGGTGTTCCAAGAAATACTTATATCAAAATGGTTAATTCTGAGTCACCCAGTCGTTTTGCAAGAAGACATATCTATGGCAATTTTATCTATAGAAAATCTGGTGAAGCAATGGCAGATTAA
- a CDS encoding META domain-containing protein: MKKLFFTSILALTIVSCTSRVGNASKVGKSQASVTGTQWVLADDVTNKPTLQIEQNRISGNAGCNNYFSDVTIDTSAGNFSAKNIGSTRKMCNNMTTENSYLGVLKEVNKYVVTETTLELYKDNLLLLKFNKQQ; encoded by the coding sequence ATGAAAAAACTTTTTTTTACATCTATATTGGCTCTAACCATTGTTTCTTGTACCAGCAGAGTAGGGAACGCTTCTAAAGTGGGAAAAAGTCAGGCATCGGTTACAGGAACGCAATGGGTTTTGGCAGATGATGTTACCAATAAACCAACTTTGCAAATTGAGCAAAACAGAATCTCGGGTAATGCAGGCTGCAACAATTACTTTTCTGATGTAACAATTGATACTTCGGCGGGAAATTTTTCTGCGAAAAACATTGGCTCTACAAGAAAAATGTGCAACAATATGACGACAGAAAATAGTTATCTTGGTGTTTTGAAAGAGGTTAACAAATATGTAGTGACAGAAACTACTTTAGAGTTGTATAAAGACAATTTGTTGTTGTTGAAATTCAATAAGCAACAATAA
- a CDS encoding 3-hydroxyacyl-CoA dehydrogenase family protein, which yields MKNIVVIGAGTMGNGIAHTFAQSGFQVSLVDVKQENLDKAIKTITTNLDRIIAKGNLTEEEKATTLGNITTFSDLKEAAPNADLIVEAATENLDLKLKIFTQIDELAPENCILATNTSSISITQIAAATKRPEKVIGMHFMNPVPIMKLVEIIKGYSTSKETFDTIFEISKQLGKVPTEVNDYPGFVANRILMPMINEAIETLYNGVAGVEEIDTVMKLGMAHPMGPLQLADFIGLDVCLAILNVMYDGFKNPKYAPNPLLVNMVMAGKKGVKSGEGFYDYSESKKAEKVSKMFLK from the coding sequence ATCAAAAATATTGTTGTAATAGGCGCTGGAACTATGGGAAATGGCATTGCGCATACCTTTGCTCAAAGCGGATTTCAGGTAAGTTTGGTAGACGTGAAACAGGAAAATCTTGATAAAGCCATAAAAACCATCACCACCAATCTTGACAGAATTATTGCCAAAGGAAATCTGACCGAAGAAGAAAAAGCCACTACACTTGGCAACATTACAACATTCTCAGATTTGAAAGAAGCTGCTCCTAATGCTGATTTGATAGTAGAAGCAGCAACGGAAAACCTGGATTTGAAATTAAAAATCTTCACCCAGATTGATGAGTTAGCACCGGAAAACTGTATTCTTGCAACTAACACCTCATCTATTTCTATCACACAGATTGCAGCAGCAACAAAACGTCCTGAGAAAGTCATCGGAATGCACTTTATGAATCCTGTTCCAATTATGAAATTGGTAGAAATCATCAAGGGTTACTCGACTTCCAAAGAGACTTTTGACACGATTTTCGAGATATCTAAACAACTGGGAAAAGTTCCTACTGAAGTGAACGATTATCCAGGATTTGTAGCTAACAGAATCCTAATGCCAATGATTAATGAAGCTATCGAAACACTTTACAACGGTGTTGCTGGTGTTGAAGAAATTGACACGGTGATGAAACTTGGAATGGCGCATCCAATGGGACCTTTGCAATTGGCAGATTTCATCGGATTGGATGTTTGTCTAGCAATCCTGAATGTGATGTACGACGGTTTCAAAAATCCTAAATATGCACCCAATCCATTATTAGTCAATATGGTAATGGCTGGAAAAAAAGGAGTGAAATCCGGTGAAGGTTTCTACGATTATTCGGAAAGTAAAAAGGCTGAAAAAGTTTCGAAAATGTTTTTAAAATAG
- a CDS encoding DNA adenine methylase — MNYIGSKNKLSDFIKKSVYQVVGRDLNEKTFCDLFAGTGIVGRNFKAETKKIISNDFEFYSYVLNRNYIGNHQKFEFKNLIQELNLINGKSGFIFNEYSENGTSERLYFSEENGKKIDSVRQKIENWKSSQKISEDQYYFLLCSLLEAADKIANTASVYGAFLKQIKKSAQKKLELQPANFELTENNHEVYNEDANELIKTIEGDILYLDPPYNARQYGANYHLLNTIAKYDNFSPKGKTGLRNYQKSKYCSKIEVSKSFENLIQNAHFQHIFLSYNNEGLMPESEIRNILSKFGKYDIFTTEYQRFRADKEENRNHKASGTTEYLYYLEKN, encoded by the coding sequence ATGAATTACATCGGTTCCAAAAACAAACTTTCGGATTTTATCAAAAAAAGCGTTTATCAGGTTGTTGGTAGAGATCTAAACGAAAAAACATTTTGCGATCTATTCGCTGGAACCGGAATTGTCGGCAGAAATTTCAAAGCAGAAACCAAGAAAATCATCAGCAACGATTTCGAATTTTACAGTTATGTTCTTAACCGAAATTACATCGGGAATCATCAAAAATTTGAATTTAAAAACCTGATTCAAGAACTGAATCTTATTAATGGAAAATCTGGTTTTATTTTTAATGAATATTCGGAAAATGGGACATCAGAACGGCTTTATTTTTCAGAAGAGAACGGAAAAAAAATAGATTCGGTTCGACAAAAAATTGAAAACTGGAAATCATCTCAGAAAATAAGCGAAGATCAATATTATTTTTTGCTTTGTTCACTTTTGGAAGCGGCTGATAAAATCGCCAACACGGCTTCGGTTTATGGTGCGTTTTTGAAACAAATCAAAAAATCGGCTCAGAAAAAACTGGAACTTCAGCCTGCTAATTTTGAACTGACTGAAAACAATCACGAGGTTTATAATGAAGATGCCAACGAATTAATCAAAACGATCGAAGGCGATATTCTTTATCTCGACCCGCCTTACAACGCACGGCAATACGGCGCCAACTATCATCTTCTGAACACGATTGCGAAATATGACAATTTCTCTCCAAAAGGAAAAACGGGACTGAGGAATTATCAAAAATCAAAATACTGCAGCAAGATTGAGGTTTCAAAAAGCTTTGAAAACCTTATCCAAAACGCTCATTTTCAACATATTTTTCTAAGCTACAACAACGAAGGATTGATGCCTGAAAGTGAAATTAGAAACATACTTTCCAAATTCGGGAAATATGATATATTTACAACCGAGTATCAGCGTTTCCGTGCCGATAAAGAAGAAAACAGAAATCACAAAGCTTCGGGAACGACAGAGTATCTTTATTATCTCGAGAAAAATTAA